Proteins from a single region of Hordeum vulgare subsp. vulgare chromosome 6H, MorexV3_pseudomolecules_assembly, whole genome shotgun sequence:
- the LOC123404252 gene encoding 3-ketoacyl-CoA synthase 6-like, with the protein MGVRLSDMLISPSHLKHSFEIIVNNFLLLLATPTMALILLRKAAQLGPDEILSHLHGLRQVHAFLAVFLPFAFATLYLMSRPRSVYLVDYSCCRPESSCRVSMASCTENARFSLDDGGHRFMARMLKRSGLGDQTYAHPSLHYIPPHCYLGECRDEAEQVIFAVVDDLFAKTGVSPEAIDILVTNCTAFNPTPSLADMVVNKYKLRADIRSVHISGMGCSAGVISLEVARNLLQAAPRGAHALMVSTENTSLINYTGKNRAMLLPAALFRMGAAAVLLSTSRSESRFRLTHIVRTTTAAQDRAYRCAYQEEDDMGKMGVNLSKELVAVAGDTLQANIVGIGSLVLPPSEKLLFALSFVARKVLGKKIKLYVPDFRTAFQHFCIHCGGRAVIDAVQNSLRLSDENVEPSRVTLHRFGNTSSSSLWYELAYIEAKGRMRRGDQVWMIGFGSGFKCNSAVWQCIRSPGNGDTDIGTPWADSIHMYPLKISEVS; encoded by the coding sequence ATGGGTGTGCGCCTCAGCGACATGCTCatctcaccatctcatctcaaacactCGTTCGAGATCATCGTGAAcaacttcctcctccttctcgccaCACCGACCATGGCCCTCATCCTTCTTCGCAAAGCCGCGCAGCTCGGACCCGACGAGATCCTCTCCCACCTCCATGGCCTACGGCAGGTTCACGCTTTCCTGGCGGTCTTTCTTCCGTTCGCCTTCGCCACCCTCTACCTCATGAGTCGCCCTCGCAGCGTCTACCTCGTCGACTACTCTTGCTGCCGGCCTGAATCCAGTTGCCGCGTATCCATGGCCTCCTGCACCGAGAACGCTCGCTTCTCGCTCGACGATGGCGGTCACCGGTTCATGGCACGCATGCTCAAGCGCTCGGGCCTCGGTGACCAAACCTATGCCCACCCTTCGTTGCACTACATCCCACCGCACTGCTACCTAGGTGAATGCCGAGACGAAGCCGAGCAGGTCATCTTTGCGGTCGTCGATGACCTGTTCGCCAAGACGGGCGTAAGCCCTGAGGCGATCGACATACTCGTCACCAACTGCACTGCCTTCAACCCGACCCCGAGCTTGGCCGACATGGTCGTGAACAAGTACAAGCTCAGAGCCGACATCCGTAGCGTGCACATCTCCGGCATGGGGTGCAGCGCCGGGGTGATCTCCTTGGAGGTCGCGAGGAACCTCCTGCAGGCGGCGCCGCGTGGCGCGCATGCTCTGATGGTGTCCACGGAGAACACCTCGCTCATCAACTACACGGGGAAGAACCGCGCGATGCTGCTGCCCGCCGCGCTGTTCCGcatgggcgcggcggcggtgctgcTGTCGACGTCCAGGTCCGAGTCCCGGTTCCGGCTCACGCACATCGTGCGGACGACCACCGCCGCGCAAGACAGGGCTTACCGGTGCGCGTACCAGGAGGAGGACGACATGGGGAAAATGGGGGTAAACCTGTCCAAGGAGCTCGTGGCCGTCGCCGGCGACACGCTTCAGGCGAACATCGTCGGAATAGGGTCCCTGGTGCTCCCACCATCGGAGAAGCTGCTCTTCGCGCTCTCGTTCGTCGCGCGGAAGGTGCTGGGCAAGAAGATCAAGCTATACGTCCCGGATTTCCGCACGGCCTTCCAGCACTTttgcatccattgtggtggccggGCGGTGATCGACGCGGTGCAAAATAGCTTGCGCTTATCGGATGAGAATGTGGAGCCTTCACGGGTGACGCTGCACCGGTTCGGGAACACGTCGAGCAGTTCCTTGTGGTACGAGCTTGCGTACATCGAGGCCAAGGGACGGATGCGCAGGGGCGACCAGGTGTGGATGATCGGGTTCGGGTCTGGGTTCAAGTGCAACAGCGCCGTGTGGCAGTGCATCCGGTCGCCCGGCAACGGTGACACAGATATTGGCACGCCGTGGGCTGATTCTATCCATATGTATCCGCTGAAAATCTCGGAAGTAAGCTAA